Within Streptomyces antibioticus, the genomic segment CAGCAGCCGGGAGAGCTGGTTGTCCACCTCGCGCTGGATCGTCCGGCGCAACGGGCGTGCCCCGTACTCCGGTTGGTGGCCGCGCTCGGCCAGCCAGTCGACGGCCTCGTCCGCGAACTCCACCTGGATGTCCTGGGCGCGCAGCAGCCGCCGGGTCTGCTCCAGCAACAGGTCGGTGATCCGCCGCAGTTGGGCGTCGGTCAGCCGGTCGAAGACCACGATCTCGTCGATCCGGTTGAGGAACTCGGGACGGAAGTGATCGCGCAGCGGCCGCAGGATCCGCTCGCGCCGCGCCTCCTCGTCGGCCTCCGCGCCGCCCGACCCGAAGCCGATGCCGGCCCCCTGCTTGCTGATCGCGTCCGAGCCCAGGTTGCTGGTCATCACGATCACCGTGTTGGTGAAGTCGACCGTACGGCCCTGGGAGTCGGTGAGCCGGCCGTCGTCCAGGACCTGGAGCAGGACGTTGAAGACGTCCGGGTGCGCCTTCTCGACCTCGTCGAGCAGCAGCAGCGAGTACGGGTGCCGGCGCACCACCTCGGTGAGCTGTCCGGCCTCCTCGTGGCCCACATAGCCGGGCGGGGCGCCCACCAGCCGGCTCACCGTGTGCCGTTCCTGGTACTCGCTCATGTCGAGCCGGACCATCCGCTCCTCGCTGCCGAACAGCGCCTCCGCGAGGGCCCGCGCCAGCTCGGTCTTGCCGACGCCCGTCGGGCCGAGGAAGAGGAAGCTGCCGATCGGCCGGTCCGGGCTGGCCAGCCCGGCGCGCGAGCGCAGCACGGCGTCCGCCACCACACGGACGGCCTCCTCCTGGCCGACGACCCGCTCGTGCAGATGCTCCTCCAGGCCCAGCAGGCGGTCCTTCTCCTCCTGGGTGAGCCGGGCGACCGGGATGCCCGTCTGCCGGGACACCACCTCGGCGATCGCCTCGGCCGTGACCTCCAGGTCCAGTCCCTCGTCGGCCGCGTCCTCGCCGCTCTCCTCGGCGATCCGCTCCTTCAGCTCGGTGATCCGGTCCCGCAGCCGGGTGGCCTGCTCGTACTGTTCGTCGGCGACCGCCTGGTCCTTGTCCCGGGCCAGCCGCTCCATCTCACGTTCCAGGGCGCGCACGTCGGTGCCCTTGGTCCGGGAGCCCAGCCGCACCCGGGCGCCGGCCTGGTCGATCAGGTCGATGGCCTTGTCGGGCAGCCGCCGGTCGGTGAGATAGCGGTCGGACAGCTCCACGGCCGCGACCAGCGCCTCGTCGGTGTAACGGACCTGGTGATGGGCCTCGTAGCGGTCGCGCAGCCCGCGCAGGATCTCGATCGCGTCCGCCACCGACGGCTCGGGGACCAGGATCGGCTGGAAGCGGCGGGCCAGCGCCGCGTCCTTCTCGATCCTGCGGTACTCCTCCAGCGTCGTCGCGCCCACGATGTGCAGTTCGCCGCGGGCCAGCGCCGGCTTGAGGATGTTCCCGGCGTCCATCGCGCCGCCCTCACCGCCGCCGCCCGCGCCGACGACGGTGTGCAGTTCGTCGATGAACACGATCAGCGCGTCGGAGTGGGCGCGGATCTCGCCGACGATCGCGTTGAGCCGCTCCTCGAAGTCGCCGCGGAAGCGGGTGCCGGCCACGACGGCCGTCAGGTCCAGGGCGATCACGCGGCGGCCGTCGAGGACGTCCGGCACGTCGCCGTCCACGATGCGCTGCGCGAGGCCCTCCACGATGGCCGTCTTGCCGACGCCCGCGTCACCGATCAGCACCGGGTTGTTCTTGCCGCGCCGGGAGAGCACCTCGATGGTCTGCTCGATCTCGTCGTCGCGTCCGATCACCGGGTCGATACGGCCCTGGGCGGCCAGGCCGGTGAGGTCGCGGCCGTACTTGTCCAGGGTGGGGGTGTCGGTGGGCCGCTGCCGTTCGGGATGGACCTGCGTGGTCTCGGCGCCCTCGGGCGGCAGGGACGGCGCCGCGAACCGGGCCGCGTTCAGGATGTGCCCGGCCGCGGAGTCCGGGTTCGCGGCCAGGGCGCTGAGCACGTGCTCGGGGCCGATGTGCCCGGCGCCGCGCGACCTCGCCAGGTCGTGGGCGTCCAGCAGGGCGCGCTTGGCGGCGGGGGTGAGCGACAGCGAGGTCGGCGGGGGCACCTCGCCCGGCGGGTGCTGGACCGGGCCCGAGCGTTCGTCGATCTGCGAGGCGAGCGAGTCGGGGTCCGCGCCGGCCCTGCTGAGCAGCCCCCGGGTCGGCTCCGCCGACAGGGCCGCGCGCAGCAGGTGCTCGGTGTCGAGGTCGCGGCTGCCGTGCTCGGCGGCGTACTGGGCGGCGCCGCGGACCAGGTCACGGGCGGGGCGGCTCAGGAGCTGGCCGATGTTGATCTGGCGGGGGCCGGGGCGGGGCCCGCCGAAGAAGCGGGCCAGGAACTCACCGAAGGGGTCGCCGTAGCCCTCCGGGCTGGGGTAGCCGCTGGTCATGGCGTTCCGATCGATCGACGCGTGCGGGTGTCCGTGCCGGGCTACACCACGATTGCACGTTCACTTGTGACCGGCATGTGCGGCGGGCCTCGGGTCCGGGTGCGGGTCGGTGTGGGTTGATCGCGCAGTTCCCCGCGCCCCTGGGGTGGGGGGTCCGGCCGTGGGAGAGTGGGTGCGGGTGGGTGTGGGTTGGTCGCGCAGTTCCCCGCGCCCCTGGGGTGGGTGGGGCTCGCCGTCGGGGAGTGGGTGCGGGTGTGTTGGGGCTGGGCGCGCAGTTCCCCGCGCCCCTGGGTGGGGAGTCCGGGCGTCGGGAACAGGCGTCGCCTTGTTCGCGCCGGGCCACCGCAACCCCCTAGGGGCGCGGGGAACTGCGCGCCCGGCCCCCACGCACCCGCACTCGACAGCGCCGCCTCAGCCCAGCCCCACCCCTCAGGGGCGCGGGGAACTGCGCGATCCGCCCCCACCTACCCGCACCCGTCACCGAAACCGCCGCTCACCGCGCCGTAAGCACCCGCGGCCCCCCGTCCGTGATGGCCACCGTGTGTTCCGCGTGGGCCGCCCGGGACGCGTCGTTCGTGACGAGGGTCCAGCCGTCGGACGCCGCGTGGTACCCGTCCGTCCCGCCCGCGATCACCATCGGCTCGATCGCGAGGACCATCCCGTGCCGCAGCCGCATCCCCCGCCCGGCCCGCCCCTCGTTGGGCACCCCCGGGTCCTCGTGCATCCGGCGCCCGATCCCGTGACCCCCGAAGCCGTCCGGAATGCCGTAGCCCGCCGCACGGCACACCGTGCCGACCGCGTGCGCGATGTCCCCGATGCGGTTGCCGACCACCGCCGCCCCGATGCCCGCCGCCAGCGCCCGCTCGGCCGTCTCGATCAGCCGGGCGTCCTCCGGGCGGGCCGTCCCCACGGTGACGCTGAGCGCCGAGTCGCCCACCCACCCGTTGAGCTGCGCGCCGAAGTCGATCGAGAGCAGATCGCCGTCCCGCAGCCGGTACCCGGTGGGCACGCCGTGCACGATCGCGTCGTTCACCGAGGTGCAGAGCACCGCAGGGAAGGGCACCGGCGCGAAGGACGGCCGGTACCCGAGGAACGGCGACGTCGCACCCGCCTCCCGCAGCACACCGCGCGCCACCTCGTCCAGCTCCAGCAGGGAAACGCCCACGTCGGCGGCGTCGCGCACGGCCGTCAGGGCACGTGCGACGACCTGGCCCGCCGCGTACATGGCATCGATCGACGCGTCTGTCTTCAGTTCCACCATGCCAATTACTATACCGGTATTAGAATGGTGTCATGGTGCGCACCCCATTGACCCCAGAAGAGCGCGAGCGCGGCGAACGGCTCGGCCGGCTGCTCCGCGAGTCCCGCGGCGGCCGGAGCATGGCCGAGATCGCCGCGGCCGCCGGTATCTCCGCCGAGACGCTCCGCAAGATCGAGACCGGCCGGGCCCCGACCCCGGCCTTCTTCACCGTCGCCGCGCTGGCCGGCGCGCTCGGACTGTCCATGGACGCACTGGCCGGGGCATGCGCGCACGCCGTGACGGAGGCGCCCGCCGTGGCCTGAGCCCTCCCGCGACCGGGTGGTCGCTTTTCGGTCGATGTATCGCCCGGCGCCCGTCGCGTCCCGGTTGAAAACCCGCTGTAGCCGCGCTGTAACACAGATGGTGTTTTCTTGCGGATCGGAGTGTTCCGGTCGGGCGGGAGTTGGGCGATGACTGTGGATCAACTCCCGGGCCGAGTGCGGGAGTTCGCAAGCTACCTGAACGGACTGCTGGTGCGCCTCGACCAGGGTTCCGGCTGGTGCGCGGTGTTCTGGCGGCGCGACCCCGACGGCATGCGGGCCTGTGCCGAGGGACGCGAGGTGCCTCCCTGGGACGTGGTGGAGGCCCTGCTCCAGGACCTCGCCACCGACTACGGCGCCCCGGCCGCCGCCCAGGAGGCGTACCGCGTACGGCCGTTGCACATCGCGGCCCTCGCCGCGCACGACGCCCGGCCCGGCGGCCGTGACGCCCTCGCCGACCGCCTCGACGTCATGCTCCGCGAACAGCGCTACGCCGCCGAGCGCCAGGCCGAGCTGGGCCGCAGGCTCGCCGCCGCGGCCACCCGCGAGGAGGCCGACGCGCTCCGCGTCGACCTCGCCTGGGCCCAGGACGACCACGCGCGGGCCACCGCCCGCTGCGCCGAACTCCGGCACCGCATCGCCGAGTTCGACCGCCGCACGGCGAACGCCCTGCGCACGGGCGGCGGGCAGGCGAGGGGGAGCGGGAGCGGGAGCGCGGGACGGTACGCCGCACCCGCCCCGTACGGGCCCCACGGCACGTACGGCACACCCGGTCCGCACGAGACCGAGGCACCGCGAGCCCGGGCCGAGACCGCGCCCGTGGCCGGATCCGAACCCCACCGCCCGGACCCCGCCGTGGCGGCACCCGAACCCGGGCCGGCCGCCTCCACCACCCCGCCGCTCCCGAGAGTCCCCCCGCTCCCCCCGCCCCCACCGTGCCCAAACAGCGCAAGCGCCGCCGCGGCAGCGCCCGTTTCGCCGGGATGGACTTCGCCGAGGCCGACGCGGAGGAGGCCGCCCCCGTCGTCGTACCGCCGAGCGCGGCACCGCCCGCGGCGGATCCGGCGGCCGTACCGCGCGAGGCCGTGTCCGCCGATCCCGTCCTCGCCCCCACCGCCGCTCCTGCCGCGCGCCGTTCGCCGCGCGGGGCCCGGTTCGCCGGGGCGGACGCCGAGGCGGACGCGTCGCGCGACGAGCCGCGCCGTGAGCCGCTGGACGCGGCGGCCCGGCAGGAGACCGTCGCGGCGGTGGAGCGGCTGGTCGCGCTGCGCGCCCAGGGTCTCAGCGGTGAGGCGCACGCCCTGCTCGCGGAGTGCGCGCACTGGCCCGCCGCCCGGATGCCGCTGCTCGCCGCCGAACTCCGGCGGGCCGGGCTCTCCGCCGACTGGACGACCCTGCTGTGGGAGGCCGCCTCCCTGCCCGCCGACCGGCTGGTCGCCGCCGCGGACGCCCTGGTCGCCGTAGGGCGCACGGCCGACGGCGAGCAGATCCTGCGCCAGGGCGTCGCCCGCCCGGCCGCCGAGATCGGGCACGCCGTGCTGGTGCTGGCTGCGGAGGGGCGCCACCGCGAGATGACGGCGCTGCTCGACGCGTACGTCCGGGTCCGCGCCCCCGAGGAGGCGGTCCGCAGTGTCGTCCCGGACCCGCACACCCTCGTCCCGCTGCTCCTGGAGGCCGCCCGGGGCGTCTCCGACGAATGCCACTGGGACCTCGTCCACGCGCTGCGGGTCGCCGGCCTCACCGCCTGAGCGGTCCCGCGCGGCGGGCCGGGACGTAGGCCGTCCGGCGTGCGACTCACCCACCGGAGTGTGAAACGCGATCGACTCCGCGGGTTAACGACGATGGTCTTGGCAAGCCCCTCCTGGAGGCTTACGTTCGTCCCTCTACGACCTTCGTCTACGGGCGTAGAGGCTCTGACGTCCCGTCGAAGGAGCAGCTCATGGCCAACGTCGTACGCGCCGCACTGGTTCAGGCCACCTGGACCGGTGACACCGGGTCCATGGTGGCGAAACACGAGGAGCACGCCCGCGCGGCGGCCGAGCGGGGCGCGAAGGTCATCGGGTTCCAGGAGGTGTTCAACGCCCCCTACTTCTGCCAGGTCCAGGACCCCGAGCACTACCGCTGGGCCGAACCGGTCCCCGACGGGCCGACCGTGCGGCGGATGCGGGAGCTGGCGCGCGAGACGGGCATGGTGATCGTCGTCCCGGTGTTCGAGATCGAGCAGTCCGGCTTCTACTACAACACCGCCGCCGTGATCGACGCCGACGGCACCTACCTGGGCAAGTACCGCAAGCACCACATCCCGCAGGTCAAGGGCTTCTGGGAGAAGTACTACTTCAAGCCGGGCAACCTCGGCTGGCCGGTCTTCGACACGGCCGTCGGCAAGGTCGGCGTCTACATCTGCTACGACCGCCACTTCCCCGAGGGCTGGCGCCAACTCGGCCTCAACGGCGCCCAGTTGGTCTACAACCCCTCCGCCACCCACCGCGGCCTGTCCTCCTACCTCTGGCAGCTCGAACAGCCGGCCGCCGCCGTCGCCAACGAGTACTTCGTCGCGGCCATCAACCGGGTGGGCGTCGAGGAGTACGGGGACAACGACTTCTACGGCACCTCGTACTTCGTCGACCCGCGCGGGCAGTTCGTGGGCGACGTCGCCAGCGACCGCGACGAGGAACTCGTCGTCCGCGACCTCGACTTCGACCTGATCGACCAGGTGCGGCAGCAGTGGGCCTTCTACCGCGACCGCCGACCCGACGCCTACGAAGGGCTGGTGAAGCCGTGAACGACCTGTACGCGCGGCACCGCCGCGTCCTGCCCGACTGGCTGGCGCTCTACTACGAACAGCCCCTGGAGATCACCCACGGCGAAGGCCGCCACGTCTGGGGCGCCGACGGCACCCGCTACCTCGACTTCTTCGGCGGCATCCTCACCACCATGACGGCGCACGCCCTGCCCGAGGTCACCAAGGCCGTCGCCGAACAGGCCGGACGGATCGTCCACTCCTCCACCCTGTACCTCAACCGGCCGATGGTCGACCTCGCCGAGCGGATCGCCCAGCTCAGCGGCATCCCGGACGCCCGCGTCTTCTTCACCACCTCCGGCACCGAGGCCAACGACACCGCGCTGCTGCTCGCCACCACCTACCGGCGCTCCAACACCGTCCTCGCGATGCGCAACAGCTACCACGGCCGCTCCTTCAGCGCCGTCGGCATCACCGGCAACCGCGGCTGGTCCCCGACCTCGCTCTCCCCGCTCCAGACGCTCTACGTGCACGGCGGGGTGCGCCGCCGCGGCCCCTTCGCCCACCTCGACGACGAGGCGTTCATCGCCGCCTGCGTGGACGACCTCAGGGACCTCCTCGGCCACACCCGCCCGCCCGCCGCCCTCATCGCCGAACCGGTGCAGGGCGTCGGCGGGTTCACCTCGCCCCCCGACGGCCTCTACGCCGCCTTCCGCGAGGTGCTGCACGAGCGGGGCGTCCTGTGGATCGCCGACGAGGTGCAGACCGGCTGGGGCCGCACCGGCGACCACTTCTGGGGCTGGCAGGCACACGCCCGCAACGGCCCGCCGGACATCGTCACCTTCGCCAAGGGCATCGGCAACGGCGCCTCCATCGGCGGGGTGATCGCCCGCGCCGAGATCATGAACTGCCTCGACGCCAACAGCATCTCCACCTTCGGCGGCACCCAGCTCACCATGGCGGCCGGCCTCGCCAACCTCACCTTCCTCCTCGAACACGACCTCCAGGGCAACGCCCGCCGGGTCGGCGGCCTGCTCATCGAACGGCTGCGCGCCGTCGCCGCCCAGGACCCGGGAGTGCGCGAGGTGCGCGGCCGGGGCCTGATGATCGGCGTCGAGCTGACGAGACCCGGCACCGACCGCGCCGACCCCGACCGGGCCACCGCCGTGCTGGAGGCGGCCCGCGCCGGCGGCCTGCTGATCGGCAAGGGCGGCGGCCACGACACCAGCGCCCTGCGCATCGCCCCGCCGCTGTCCCTGACCGTCGCCGAGGCCGAGGAGGGCGCCGCGATCCTCGAAAGCGCCCTGAGGAGCACCCAGTAGCACCACCCCGGCCCCCCGACCACCGAAGGAGCACCCCGGCACCCCGAACGCCGGTCGAGCAAGGGAACACCGCCATGACCACCACCCTGGAGACCTGGGGCCCCGTCGACCCCCTGGAACCCGCCCTGTCGGTCCGCCGGGTCCTCACCCTGGAACGGGTCCTCGCCGGGGAACCAGAGGTGGTGGCCGGCGCCGCCCAGCTCGACCGGCCGGTGCGCTGGGTGCATGTCGCCGAGGCCGCCGACGTCGGCGTCATGCTCACCGGCGGCGAGATGGTCCTCACCACCGGCGTCCTCCTCGCCGGCGACGACAACGCCCAGGCCGAGTACATCCGTTCCCTGCACCGCGCCGAGGCCGCCGCCGTCGTCCTCGGCCTGGGACGCGCCTTCCCGACCACCCCGGACGTCATGCGACGCGCAGCCGAGCGGTGCGGGCTTCCCATGGTCGTCCTGCACCGGCCCTTCCCGTTCGCCGAACTCACCGAGGAGGTCCAATCACGGCTGGTGCGGCGCAAGTTCGCCGCCGTCAGCCTCTCCGAGGCCGTACGCACCGCCCTCACCGGGCTGATCACCGCCGGGGCGCCGCTGCAACGGCTCCTGGACGAGATCGCCCATCACACCGGCTGCCCCGTCGTCGTCACCAACCTCGCCCACCGGGTCCTCGCCACCGCCGGGGAGCGGTCCGCGGTGGACGACGTGCTGCGCGACTGGGAGCGCATCGCCCGGCAGGCCGGAGGCAGCGAGGGCGACGGCTGGATCCGCGCCGAACTCGGCGGCCGCGGCGAACGCTGGGGGCAGATCATGCTCTGCGGCTACCGCGGCGACACCGCCGGCGGGAAGCTGCTCGCCGACCGCGCCGCCGAGGCCCTGGTGCTGCACCGCATGCTCGGCGGGAACGCCGCCCACAGTTGGGAGGAGCAGTCCGCGCAGAGCCTGCTCACCGACCTGCTCTCCGGTGTCGTACCGGCACGCCAACTGCTGCCGCGCGCCCGCGCCGCCGGACTCCCCGTCAACCGGCGGACGTTCGTCCCGCTGGTCGTCCCGGACGGCGAGCCCGCCCAACTGGAGCGCATGCTGAGGCTGCTGGGCCTGTCCGGCCTGGTGGCCGAGTGCACGCACGGTGCCACCGCCGTCCTGCTCAGCCTCGCCCGCGACCAGGACGCGACCGCGCTCGCCGCGCACTTCGCCGCCCGGCTGCGCACCGAGTCGGGGGAGCGGCACACCGTGGTCGCCGCCGCCGACCCGCGCACCGCCTGGGACGACGTCCCCGCCGGACTGCGTGAGGCCCAGCACGTCGCGGACGCCGTCGCCGACTCCTCCGCCGCCCTCGACCTGCCCGCCGTCGTCCGCCTCAAGGACGTCCATCTGCGCGGCCTGGTCCGTCTGTTGCGGGACGACCCGCATGTGCAGTCCTTCGCCGAGCGGGAGTTGGACGGACTGCTGTGCGCGGCCGCCGCCGACGACCTCCTCGCCGTGCTGCGCACCTATCTCGCCACCGGCCGCAACAAGTCGCGCACCGCCCAGCTCCACCACGTCTCCCGGCCCGCCCTGTACCGCCGTCTGGAGGCGATAGAGGCGCGGCTCGGGGTCGACCTGGACGACTTCGAACAGGCCGCCTCCGTGCACATCGCGCTCCTCGCGCACGACGCGCAACAGGGCTGAAACCTGCCACGACCTGGGAAAACGGCGGTGAAACATGAGTCGGGAAAGACGTGACACGGTGACACGCCGCACTCCCGCAGACGTGACACGGTGCAACTCAAATGGGTCTTCAGGTCTTCCTAGGCTCCTCGCACACCGAGCGACCGGAGGTCCCGATGAGCCCAGTGATCCGTGCCGCCGTCTTCCAGACGGCCTGGACCGGCGACAAGGAATCGATGATCCAGGTCCACGAGCAGGCGGTCCGCGACGCGGCCGCGCAGGGCGCTCAGGTCCTGTGCTTCCAGGAGCTGTTCTACGGACCGTACTTCTGCCAGGTCCAGGACCCCGCGTTCTACGAGTACGCCGAGCGGATCCCCGACGGTCCGATCGTCCAGCGCTTCCAGGTGCTCGCCCGGGAACTGAACATCGTCCTCGTGCTGCCGATGTACGAGGAGGAGCAGCCCGGCGTCCTCTACAACACGGCCGCCGTGATCGACGCCGACGGCAGCTACCTCGGCAAGTACCGCAAGCACCACATCCCGCAGGTCAAGGGATTCTGGGAGAAGTTCTACTTCAGGCCCGGCAATGTGGGCTGGCCGGTCTTCGACACGGCCGTCGGCAAGGTCGGCGTCTACATCTGCTACGACCGCCACTTCCCCGAGGGCTGGCGGGCGCTCGGCCTCGCGGGCGCCGAGATCGTCTTCAACCCGTCGGCCACCTCGCGCGGTCTGTCCGCCTATCTGTGGCAACTGGAGCAGCCGGCGGCGGCCGTCGCCAACGAGTACTTCGTCGGCGCGATCAACCGGGTCGGCACCGAGGAACTCGGCGACAACGACTTCTACGGGACCTCGTACTTCGTGGACCCGGAGGCCCAGTTCGTCGGCGAGGTGGCGAGCGACAAGGAGAGCGAACTCGTCGTCCGCGACCTGGACATGGCCAAGCTGCGCGAGGTCCGCGACCGCTGGCAGTTCTACCGCGACCGCCGCCCGGAGGCGTACGGCCCGCTGACCGCGCCGTGACCGACGCGGTTCCCCGCACCCCGCGCACTCCGCGCACGAGGGGGCGCGGGGAGCCGCCCGCCCGCCCGGGCATCCACCCGCCAAGGACCAACTACCGCTCCGGAGACGGAATATGAGCAGCCGTAAAATCATCCGCGGCGGACTCGTCATCACCGCGTCCGACGAGATCCACGCCGACGTCCTGATCGAGGACGGCCGTATCGCCGCCCTCGCCGCCTCCGGCACCCCGGCCGCGGACGCCTGGACCGCCGATCAGGTCATCGACGCCACCGGGAAGTACGTGATCCCGGGCGGGGTCGACGTCCACACCCACATGGAGCTGCCGTTCGGCGGCACCTTCGCCTCCGACACCTTCGAGACCGGCACCCGCGCGGCCGCCTGGGGCGGCACCACCACCGTCGTCGACTTCGCCGTGCAGAGCGTCGGCCACACCCTGCGCGAGGGACTGGACGCCTGGCACGCCAAGGCCGAGGGCAACTGCGCGATCGACTACGGCTTCCACATGATCGTCTCTGATGTGAACCAGGAGACGCTCAAGGAGATGGACCTGCTCGTGGAGGAAGGCGTCACCTCCTTCAAGCAGTTCATGGCCTACCCGGGCGTCTTCTACTCCGACGACGGCCAGATCCTGCGCGCCATGCAGCGCTCCGCCGAGAACGGCGGCCTGATCATGATGCACGCCGAGAACGGCATCGCCATCGACGTCCTCGTGGAACAGGCCCTGGCCCGCGGCGAGACCGACCCCCGCTACCACGGCGAGGTCCGCAAGGCGCTCCTGGAGGCCGAGGCCACCCACCGCGCCATCAAGCTCGCGCAGGTCGCTGGCGCGCCCCTGTACGTCGTGCACGTCTCGGCGGCGGAGGCGGTCGCCGAACTCGCCAGGGCCCGCGACGACGGACTCAACGTCTTCGGCGAGACCTGCCCCCAGTATCTGTTCCTGTCGACCGACAACCTCGCCGAACCCGGCTTCGAGGGCGCCAAGTACGTGTGCAGCACCCCGCTGCGGCCCAAGGAGCACCAGGCCAAGCTCTGGCAGGGCCTGCGCACCAACGACCTCCAGGTGGTCTCCACCGACCACTGCCCCTTCTGCTTCGTCGGCCAGAAGGAGCTGGGCCGCGGGGACTTCTCCAAGATCCCCAACGGGCTGCCGGGCGTCGAGAACCGGATGGACCTGCTCCACCAGGCCGTCGTCGACGGGCAGATCTCCCGCCGCCGCTGGATCGAGATCGCCTGCGCCACCCCGGCCCGGATGTTCGGCATGTACCCGAAGAAGGGCACGATCGCCCCCGGCGCCGACGCCGACGTGGTGATCTACGACCCGCACGCCGAGCAGACCGTCTCCGCCGAGACCCACCACATGAACGTCGACTACTCGGCGTACGAGGGCAAGCGCCTCACCGGCCGCGTCGAGACGGTCCTCTCGCGGGGCGAACCGGTCATCACCGAGCGGGAGTACACCGGACACGCCGGTCACGGCGTCTACACCCCGCGCTCCACCTGTCAGTACCTCAACTAGGAGTGGCGCTCATGGACTTCGGACTCGTCCTACAGACCGACCCGCCGGCCTCGAAGGTCGTCGAGCTGATGCGGCGTGCCGAGCGGAACGGCTTCACCTACGGCTGGACCTTCGACTCCGCCGTGCTCTGGCAGGAACCGTTCGTGATCTACAGTCAGATCCTGGCCAACACCGACACGTTGACCGTCGGCCCGATGGTCACCAACCCGGGCACCCGCACCTGGGAGGTCACCGCCTCCACCTTCGCCACCCTCAACGACATGTTCGGCAACCGCACGGTGTGCGGGATCGGCCGCGGCGACTCCGCGATGCGCGTCGCGGGCCGCACCCCCAACACCCTCGCCCGGATCAGCGCCGCCATGAAGGTCATCCGGGCGCTCGGCTCCGGCCAGGAGGCCGATCTCGGCGGCACCGTCGTCCGCTTCCCCTGGATCAAGGAAGACGCGCAACTCCCCGTCTGGATGGCCGCCTACGGCCCCAAGGCGCTCAAGATGACCGGCGAGGAGGCCGACGGCTTCATCCTCCAGCTCGCCGACCTCTACCTCACCGAATACATGGTCAAGGCCGTCAAGGACGCGGC encodes:
- a CDS encoding helix-turn-helix domain-containing protein, whose product is MVRTPLTPEERERGERLGRLLRESRGGRSMAEIAAAAGISAETLRKIETGRAPTPAFFTVAALAGALGLSMDALAGACAHAVTEAPAVA
- the map gene encoding type I methionyl aminopeptidase; its protein translation is MVELKTDASIDAMYAAGQVVARALTAVRDAADVGVSLLELDEVARGVLREAGATSPFLGYRPSFAPVPFPAVLCTSVNDAIVHGVPTGYRLRDGDLLSIDFGAQLNGWVGDSALSVTVGTARPEDARLIETAERALAAGIGAAVVGNRIGDIAHAVGTVCRAAGYGIPDGFGGHGIGRRMHEDPGVPNEGRAGRGMRLRHGMVLAIEPMVIAGGTDGYHAASDGWTLVTNDASRAAHAEHTVAITDGGPRVLTAR
- a CDS encoding nitrilase-related carbon-nitrogen hydrolase, whose amino-acid sequence is MANVVRAALVQATWTGDTGSMVAKHEEHARAAAERGAKVIGFQEVFNAPYFCQVQDPEHYRWAEPVPDGPTVRRMRELARETGMVIVVPVFEIEQSGFYYNTAAVIDADGTYLGKYRKHHIPQVKGFWEKYYFKPGNLGWPVFDTAVGKVGVYICYDRHFPEGWRQLGLNGAQLVYNPSATHRGLSSYLWQLEQPAAAVANEYFVAAINRVGVEEYGDNDFYGTSYFVDPRGQFVGDVASDRDEELVVRDLDFDLIDQVRQQWAFYRDRRPDAYEGLVKP
- a CDS encoding ATP-dependent Clp protease ATP-binding subunit — protein: MTSGYPSPEGYGDPFGEFLARFFGGPRPGPRQINIGQLLSRPARDLVRGAAQYAAEHGSRDLDTEHLLRAALSAEPTRGLLSRAGADPDSLASQIDERSGPVQHPPGEVPPPTSLSLTPAAKRALLDAHDLARSRGAGHIGPEHVLSALAANPDSAAGHILNAARFAAPSLPPEGAETTQVHPERQRPTDTPTLDKYGRDLTGLAAQGRIDPVIGRDDEIEQTIEVLSRRGKNNPVLIGDAGVGKTAIVEGLAQRIVDGDVPDVLDGRRVIALDLTAVVAGTRFRGDFEERLNAIVGEIRAHSDALIVFIDELHTVVGAGGGGEGGAMDAGNILKPALARGELHIVGATTLEEYRRIEKDAALARRFQPILVPEPSVADAIEILRGLRDRYEAHHQVRYTDEALVAAVELSDRYLTDRRLPDKAIDLIDQAGARVRLGSRTKGTDVRALEREMERLARDKDQAVADEQYEQATRLRDRITELKERIAEESGEDAADEGLDLEVTAEAIAEVVSRQTGIPVARLTQEEKDRLLGLEEHLHERVVGQEEAVRVVADAVLRSRAGLASPDRPIGSFLFLGPTGVGKTELARALAEALFGSEERMVRLDMSEYQERHTVSRLVGAPPGYVGHEEAGQLTEVVRRHPYSLLLLDEVEKAHPDVFNVLLQVLDDGRLTDSQGRTVDFTNTVIVMTSNLGSDAISKQGAGIGFGSGGAEADEEARRERILRPLRDHFRPEFLNRIDEIVVFDRLTDAQLRRITDLLLEQTRRLLRAQDIQVEFADEAVDWLAERGHQPEYGARPLRRTIQREVDNQLSRLLLDGRVKEGERVRVEVEDGRLAFRTRPPAPASTP
- a CDS encoding nitrilase-related carbon-nitrogen hydrolase produces the protein MSPVIRAAVFQTAWTGDKESMIQVHEQAVRDAAAQGAQVLCFQELFYGPYFCQVQDPAFYEYAERIPDGPIVQRFQVLARELNIVLVLPMYEEEQPGVLYNTAAVIDADGSYLGKYRKHHIPQVKGFWEKFYFRPGNVGWPVFDTAVGKVGVYICYDRHFPEGWRALGLAGAEIVFNPSATSRGLSAYLWQLEQPAAAVANEYFVGAINRVGTEELGDNDFYGTSYFVDPEAQFVGEVASDKESELVVRDLDMAKLREVRDRWQFYRDRRPEAYGPLTAP
- a CDS encoding aspartate aminotransferase family protein, whose translation is MNDLYARHRRVLPDWLALYYEQPLEITHGEGRHVWGADGTRYLDFFGGILTTMTAHALPEVTKAVAEQAGRIVHSSTLYLNRPMVDLAERIAQLSGIPDARVFFTTSGTEANDTALLLATTYRRSNTVLAMRNSYHGRSFSAVGITGNRGWSPTSLSPLQTLYVHGGVRRRGPFAHLDDEAFIAACVDDLRDLLGHTRPPAALIAEPVQGVGGFTSPPDGLYAAFREVLHERGVLWIADEVQTGWGRTGDHFWGWQAHARNGPPDIVTFAKGIGNGASIGGVIARAEIMNCLDANSISTFGGTQLTMAAGLANLTFLLEHDLQGNARRVGGLLIERLRAVAAQDPGVREVRGRGLMIGVELTRPGTDRADPDRATAVLEAARAGGLLIGKGGGHDTSALRIAPPLSLTVAEAEEGAAILESALRSTQ
- a CDS encoding PucR family transcriptional regulator, yielding MTTTLETWGPVDPLEPALSVRRVLTLERVLAGEPEVVAGAAQLDRPVRWVHVAEAADVGVMLTGGEMVLTTGVLLAGDDNAQAEYIRSLHRAEAAAVVLGLGRAFPTTPDVMRRAAERCGLPMVVLHRPFPFAELTEEVQSRLVRRKFAAVSLSEAVRTALTGLITAGAPLQRLLDEIAHHTGCPVVVTNLAHRVLATAGERSAVDDVLRDWERIARQAGGSEGDGWIRAELGGRGERWGQIMLCGYRGDTAGGKLLADRAAEALVLHRMLGGNAAHSWEEQSAQSLLTDLLSGVVPARQLLPRARAAGLPVNRRTFVPLVVPDGEPAQLERMLRLLGLSGLVAECTHGATAVLLSLARDQDATALAAHFAARLRTESGERHTVVAAADPRTAWDDVPAGLREAQHVADAVADSSAALDLPAVVRLKDVHLRGLVRLLRDDPHVQSFAERELDGLLCAAAADDLLAVLRTYLATGRNKSRTAQLHHVSRPALYRRLEAIEARLGVDLDDFEQAASVHIALLAHDAQQG